A genomic region of Glycine max cultivar Williams 82 chromosome 15, Glycine_max_v4.0, whole genome shotgun sequence contains the following coding sequences:
- the LOC100306708 gene encoding putative translation machinery-associated protein: MAEKPQPVRVLYCGVCSLPPEYCEFGSDFEKCKPWLIQNVPDLYPDLLKEANEKEADKVADKLQSTGISGAGDGAASSAPKQEEVKRLPGGKIKKKDKQEVVIEKVVRNKRKCITTVKGLELFGVKLSDASKKLGKKFATGASVVKGPSEKEQIDVQGDIAYDIVEFITDTWPDVPEAAIFFIEDGRKVPAA, translated from the exons ATGGCAGAGAAACCCCAACCGGTTCGGGTTCTATACTGCGGGGTGTGCAGCTTGCCCCCCGAATACTGCGAATTCGGATCCGATTTCGAGAAATGCAAACCCTGGTTGATCCAAAACGTCCCTGACCTATACCCTGATCTTCTCAAag AGGCAAATGAGAAGGAAGCTGATAAAGTTGCTGACAAACTACAAAGTACCGGTATATCAGGAGCTGGCGATGGAGCTGCTTCCTcag CACCGAAGCAAGAAGAGGTGAAGCGTCTTCCTGGTGGGAAGATTAAGAAAAAG GATAAGCAAGAGGTTGTTATTGAGAAGGTTGTACGTAACAAGCGAAAGTGTATCACCACTGTGAAGGGACTGGAACTTTTCG GTGTCAAGCTCAGTGATGCTTCCAAGAAACTCGGGAAAAAGTTTGCTACAGGAGCCTCCGTTGTCAAG GGACCAAGTGAGAAAGAACAAATTGATGTTCAAGGGGATATAGCTTATGACATCGTGGAGTTCATTACAGATACATGGCCTGAT GTTCCAGAAGCAGCAATTTTCTTTATAGAAGATGGGAGAAAGGTCCCAGCTGCTTGA
- the LOC102670321 gene encoding pathogen-associated molecular patterns-induced protein A70, producing MTETAESSAYGVMASWFTPSCLFLFINLVIGTIAIISRFANTTKRQHQLVRSPSLLERLASLNLCYHKQYEPTTTTLLHSHVNPVQSRDESRLDRVRSFNLDFYNVDNIERPDPIENSDSPQLDRVPSSSLGQVKSFNLNIYKSEIERLDLVHRPDSSQIGRVSSTSLLDRVRSFNLNFNKVEIEKSSRVQQQVTRAPSILERLKSSLSFDRSMSVTEPESEVTGGGELVEETEEEGVDAKADDFINRFRQQLRLQRLDSIIRYRDMLKRY from the coding sequence ATGACTGAAACAGCAGAATCTTCAGCTTACGGTGTGATGGCAAGTTGGTTCACACCCTCGTGTCTATTCCTCTTCATCAACCTCGTCATCGGCACCATCGCCATCATCTCTCGTTTCGCCAACACGACCAAAAGACAACACCAACTCGTCCGTTCTCCCTCTTTGCTAGAAAGGCTTGCGTCTCTCAACCTTTGTTATCACAAACAATAtgaaccaacaacaacaacattgcTTCACAGCCATGTGAACCCGGTCCAGAGTCGGGATGAATCCAGACTTGATAGGGTTAGGTCTTTCAATCTCGATTTTTATAACGTGGATAATATTGAAAGACCTGACCCAATTGAAAATTCTGACTCACCCCAACTAGACCGGGTTCCTTCCTCATCTTTGGGTCAGGTCAAGTCTTTCAATCTTAATATCTATAAATCAGAGATTGAAAGACTTGACCTAGTCCATAGGCCTGACTCATCCCAAATAGGCCGGGTTTCCTCCACGTCTTTGTTGGACCGAGTCAGGTCATTTAATCTCAACTTTAATAAAGTTGAGATTGAAAAGTCTAGCCGGGTCCAACAGCAAGTGACCCGTGCTCCCTCGATACTCGAGCGGCTTAAGTCGTCCTTGTCATTTGACAGATCGATGTCAGTGACCGAGCCTGAATCCGAAGTTACAGGTGGTGGAGAGTTGGTGGAGGAAACTGAAGAAGAAGGGGTGGATGCAAAGGCTGATGATTTCATCAATAGGTTTAGGCAGCAACTGAGGTTGCAAAGGCTTGACTCTATTATACGTTACAGGGATATGCTCAAACGATACTAA